In one Palaemon carinicauda isolate YSFRI2023 chromosome 25, ASM3689809v2, whole genome shotgun sequence genomic region, the following are encoded:
- the LOC137618965 gene encoding uncharacterized protein, translating into MITLALLRAHISCKLLKIIKRATTYATTISLLKARFVKQKTEVFAIYKLATCKQQSGETLDAFLDSFKGLASECSFIDYTAAKAEELVIRDSDITGMASNAIRHRLLESLSLDLSPALKQARALEMAQLHSASYASETNTTVAVLIDEQAKPEMDPNNFLIEMSDSPNPSECAAAVSGQRCFFCGGSLHPRAHCPAKKASCSNCQKVVHYARVCKSQRKQWNNNGESTNSNLKAGIVLDNIPQSIPASITGAAVAAASLALPSV; encoded by the coding sequence atgataactttggccttgcttcgtgctcacatatcttgtaaactgttaaagataattaaacgtgccaccacatatgccactaccataagcctgttgaaggctagatttgtgaaacaaAAAACTGAGGTGTTTGCCATatacaaattagccacctgcaagcaacagagtggtGAGACTCTAGATGCTTTTTTGGATAGCTTCAAAGGTCTGGCTTCGGAATGTAGCTTCATTGATTATACAGCCGCTAAGGCCGAAGAACTGGTCATCAGAGATTCAGACATCACaggtatggcatctaatgcaatccgacaCAGATTGTTAGAGAgcttatccttggacttatcccCAGCTTTGAAGcaagcccgtgcactggaaatggctcaactgcattcggcgtcttatgcaagtgaaaccaataccacagtggcagtATTGATAGATGAACAGGCAAAACCCGAAATGGATCCCAACAATTTTCtgatcgaaatgagtgactccccgaatccaagtgagtgtgctgccgccgtcagcggtcagaggtgctttttttgtggaggatccctacatcccagagcccactgcccagccaagaaagcctcgtgttccaactgtcaAAAGGTAGttcattatgctcgtgtctgcaagtcccaaagaaaacaatggaacaataatggtgaatcaactaactctaatcttAAAGCTGGAATAGTCCTAGACAACAtcccacagtccatccctgcttccaTAACAGGGGCCGCTGTGGCTGCAGCTTCTCTTGCACTACCAAGTGTTTAG